One Sphingomonas faeni genomic window, TCGGTGTACCCGAATTCGTGCGACTCAACGCAACGGTATCACGGTACGTAATTATGACGGGATCTTGATCTCGGCAAATTAACTCGTTGCCGGCGATCTTTGCTGGCATGCGTCCGTAATGACAAAGCGAATTGAGTGGATTGATACGGCACGCGGGATCGGGATCATTCTGGTCGTGGCGGGGCACGCGAACCGCGGGTTGATAGCGGCGGGGGTATCGAGTGCGCCGGTTTGGCGAACGGCCGATCTGTGGCTCTATACGTTCCATATGCCGCTGTTCATGCTGCTGGCTGGCCTGAATATACTGGGGTCGCTGCGTAAGGGTATCGATCCGTTCGTCCGCACCAAGTTGTGGACGGTGGCCTATCCGTATGTTTTGTGGTCGCTGATCCAGGGTAGCGTCATGGTCGTACTTTCGGGGATGACTAATGGCCAGACCGATTGGGCAAGCCTTGCGAAGATAGGGTGGCAGCCTGTATCGCCGTTCTGGTTCCTCTACGCGCTGTTCGTTTTCATGATGCTGGTCGCGTTCGTGCGAAACTCAATCGTGCTTATTGCACTGGCCCTCACCGGGTTGATCGCGAGCGCCTTCGTCTCGGATGATACGCTGGTTCATCAGATCCTGTATCAGTTCAGCTTCTTCCTGATCGGGGTGCTCGGCGCAGACACGATCAAGACGCTGCGGCTGCCGTGGTTTCTGGTTATCGTGTTTGCGATTCTCTGGGTCGTCTTCGTCCAGTTTCTTCCGGTTTACGGCAAGGCGCCGTATCTGACTCCAACTGCGGTGCCTGCCGCACTTGCTGGCATCGCGCTGACACTGGCACTGGCGCAGTTGCCCAGAGGTCGGATGGCTGCCGCGCTCGTCCTTGTCGGGCAGGCATCGATGACGATCTTCGTCATGCATATCCTGGCAACTGCAGGCACTCGAATTTTTCTGCTCAAGGCGCATGCCCCGTTGCCACCCGCAGCAATGTTCATCGTTTGCACTACGGCCGGCGTCGGCGGGCCGCTGATCGCCTATCTCGTGCTGCAACGGTTCGGCTTGCTCCCGGTGTTCGGATTGCTGCGCCCGAAGCAAAAGACGGATAAAACTATGCCGTTAGCTGCATCGAAACACGCCATGTAAACCGAAATTGGATATTAATTGGGTTATTCAGGGTATCTTGCGTACGATCTCGAGAATTTTCTAGCCAATTCCTCCGAGAATTTCGCTCAATCCGTTAATGGGTAATGGCCTACTGATCAAATAGCCTTGTGCCTGATCACATCCCAGCTCACGAAGCAGCTCTAGCTGAGCTGATGTCTCCACTCCCTCCGCAACAACTGCTATATTTAGACTCTTACTCAGCGCTAAAACAGCTTTAACAATGGAAGTAACATCGCAGTTTTCTAGCATATCCGTAATGAAAGACTTGTCTAACTTAACCTTACTAAAGGGAAAGTGCTGTAGATAGCTAAGGCTGGAGAACCCGGTCCCAAAGTCATCGAGAACGATGCTTACGCCGAGTGCGCGAATGCGATTTAGCAGAAGCAGAGTACCACTAGCGTCATCGATCAGCACCCCTTCGGTCATTTCTAACTCGAGGAGCTGCGGATCAAGCCCGCTGTCCGCCAAAGCCCCAGCAATCATGTTGACTAGATCGCCTTGAACGAACTGCAAGGGTGAGACATTGACTGACAGTCGAAGCGGCGGACTCCAGCTCGCGGCATCCTGACATGCTTGTCTGAGAATGCGTTCCCCGAGTAGGACGATTAGCCCGCTGGCTTCGGCGACCTGTATGAAGTCATCTGGCATCACCATGCCACGCGTCGGGTGACGCCATCTGGCAAGAGCCTCAAAACCTATCACCTCTCCTGACGAGACCGTTGCGATAGGTTGGTAATAAACCTCAATCCCCGTTTCCGTCAGCAGCGCTTCGCGTAAGTCAGCCTCTGTTGACTGACGATGTCGGAATGTTCGATCGAACTCCTCGGAATAGGCACACCAGCGATCACGGCCGTCTGCTTTGGCTTGATTAAGCGCGACGCCAGCGCGGCGCTTGGTCTCGATGGGTGGGACCAGTTCGTCTTGCGGTATTGCGAGGCCAATTGAGGCGCTGATTTGGACACGTCCGCCAGGGACTTCAAATGGTTGAGCGGCCGCTCTCAGAATTCGTTCGCAAACATCTTCGATGCTTGTATCTGTATTCATATTCATGAGCAGAACCGAAAAGCAATCTCCGCCCAATCGTGAAACCGTATCCCCAGCCCTAACCACACTTAACAGTCGCTGACCGAACTGTATGAGAAGGTCATCACCAGCGGGAAAGCCATGTGTATCATTAACCAAGCCAAATTGATCGAGATCGGTTAGGAGTAAGGCGCACTCCCCAGGCTTACTTGCGTGCATTTGCTCAAAATGCTGGTTAGATAAAACACTGTTCGGCAGTCCGGTAAGCGTATCGTACAAAATAAGATTGCGATTTTGCGCCTCAGCTTCTCGATGAGCCGTTACATCCGATACGGCCGCGACTATATATTGAAGGCCTTCTAAAGTGGCGAGCTGTTTTCGTATGATTACGTGGCGGACAGACCCGCGACCGTCGATTACCTCAACCTCGCGTTCATCACCTTTGCCACTCGAGAAAACGAGATCATCCGATTCATGAACCGCGTTGATTTGCTCAGCTGGGAAGATCTCATAGTCCGATAGAGTAACCAGGGCGTTCCGGGAGCGCTGTAGAAAATCGCATGTAGCCTTATTTGCGACTTTTACTCGGTGGTCGCGACCTCTCACTACAACAGGATACGGGATTGCATCCAGTATCGACTGGATTTCATGAATGCTGCCCGGGAAATTCATATATGCACCCAACGTTTCAACGACTGAGCGGGATGCCTCGCGCGCCGATTTTGCGAAAATAAAAGCTATCCAAACCACTTAACCGTCAAAAGTTAATAACCGTAGCATGCCCACGGGAGCTGCCCTGATCTCCAATTTGGCCTTGTAAATTGGGCAACCCTTGTATGAGCCCCTTTAACTGCAGGCCGCTCTTCGCCGATATCGACGACACGTTACGCCGCCAAGGACGCTAACCACATCCAAAGGGTATAATGCTCTGCTGCTCTAATGTTCCGACACTGGTCGTAGCCGCAGTATCTGCAGAGAGCGACGGCAAAATGGCTTACATTATATCGGGAGGACCCGTTGCTGTATTACCTCGTCAGCTTCTTCCGCCGACATCGGTTTGGAATAATGGTATCCCTGTATAGCCGTGCAGCCAATATCAACGAGCTTGATCACTTGATCCTGGGTCTCAACGCCTTCAGCAATAATCTTGAGGCCCAGCGCCTTCCCCAAGCCCATAATTAGATTGACGATGGCATAGGTACTTTCAAGAGAACAGATCTCGTCGATAAACGACTTATCAACCTTGATGGTGTCTATGGGATACCGGCTTATGTAGCTGAGTGAAGAGAACCCGGTTCCGAAGTCGTCAAGTGCAATGCGAACACCAGACTGCCGGATCGACGCAATAATGCCGGCAATCTGTGGAGAAGGGTGTAGGAAAATACCTTCTGTGATTTCTAGCTCGAGACATTGCGGTGGCAAATTACACGATGCCAGGACCGCTTCCAGATTATCCAGGAACGCGGGGTCGACGAACTCCGCTGCAGATGTGTTCACGCTCATGCGGAGTGTCGAGCGACCTTGAAGGATGTGCCATTTCTTCAGTTGCGTACACGCTTCAATCATGACCCAGCGATCGATCTCACGGATGACGCCGATCTCTTCGGCAACGGGAATGAAATCCGCTGGGGTGATTTTGCCGAGTATGGGATGCTCCCAACGGAGCAGTGCTTCGAAGCTTAAAATTTCACCTGTCGTAGGGTCAACGATTGGTTGATACGCAAGATGAAAAGCCTCTTGCTGTACGGCAAGCCGAAGGTCGGTTTGCAGGGCAAGGCG contains:
- a CDS encoding acyltransferase family protein, coding for MTKRIEWIDTARGIGIILVVAGHANRGLIAAGVSSAPVWRTADLWLYTFHMPLFMLLAGLNILGSLRKGIDPFVRTKLWTVAYPYVLWSLIQGSVMVVLSGMTNGQTDWASLAKIGWQPVSPFWFLYALFVFMMLVAFVRNSIVLIALALTGLIASAFVSDDTLVHQILYQFSFFLIGVLGADTIKTLRLPWFLVIVFAILWVVFVQFLPVYGKAPYLTPTAVPAALAGIALTLALAQLPRGRMAAALVLVGQASMTIFVMHILATAGTRIFLLKAHAPLPPAAMFIVCTTAGVGGPLIAYLVLQRFGLLPVFGLLRPKQKTDKTMPLAASKHAM
- a CDS encoding sensor domain-containing protein gives rise to the protein MNFPGSIHEIQSILDAIPYPVVVRGRDHRVKVANKATCDFLQRSRNALVTLSDYEIFPAEQINAVHESDDLVFSSGKGDEREVEVIDGRGSVRHVIIRKQLATLEGLQYIVAAVSDVTAHREAEAQNRNLILYDTLTGLPNSVLSNQHFEQMHASKPGECALLLTDLDQFGLVNDTHGFPAGDDLLIQFGQRLLSVVRAGDTVSRLGGDCFSVLLMNMNTDTSIEDVCERILRAAAQPFEVPGGRVQISASIGLAIPQDELVPPIETKRRAGVALNQAKADGRDRWCAYSEEFDRTFRHRQSTEADLREALLTETGIEVYYQPIATVSSGEVIGFEALARWRHPTRGMVMPDDFIQVAEASGLIVLLGERILRQACQDAASWSPPLRLSVNVSPLQFVQGDLVNMIAGALADSGLDPQLLELEMTEGVLIDDASGTLLLLNRIRALGVSIVLDDFGTGFSSLSYLQHFPFSKVKLDKSFITDMLENCDVTSIVKAVLALSKSLNIAVVAEGVETSAQLELLRELGCDQAQGYLISRPLPINGLSEILGGIG